A genomic window from Ruminiclostridium cellulolyticum H10 includes:
- the rpsG gene encoding 30S ribosomal protein S7, with translation MPRKGHISKRDVLPDPIYGSKTVTKLINNVMYDGKKGIAQQICYDAFDIIKEKTGRDPLEVFEEAMANIMPVLEVKARRVGGATYQVPMEVRPDRRQALGLRWLVDYSRKRGERTMRERLSGEILDAINNMGGAYKKKEDTHKMAEANRAFAHYRW, from the coding sequence GTGCCAAGAAAAGGTCATATTTCAAAAAGAGATGTTTTACCTGATCCAATATATGGAAGTAAAACTGTTACTAAACTGATAAATAATGTAATGTATGATGGTAAAAAGGGTATTGCACAGCAGATATGCTACGATGCATTTGATATCATCAAGGAAAAAACCGGCAGAGATCCTTTGGAGGTTTTCGAAGAAGCTATGGCAAACATAATGCCTGTTCTCGAAGTAAAAGCAAGAAGAGTCGGTGGTGCAACTTATCAGGTTCCTATGGAAGTCAGACCGGATAGAAGACAAGCTTTAGGGTTGAGATGGCTTGTTGACTACTCTCGTAAAAGAGGCGAGCGTACTATGAGGGAAAGACTTTCAGGTGAAATACTTGACGCTATCAACAACATGGGTGGAGCCTACAAGAAGAAGGAAGATACTCATAAGATGGCTGAAGCTAACAGAGCATTTGCTCATTACAGATGGTAA
- a CDS encoding ribosomal L7Ae/L30e/S12e/Gadd45 family protein — protein sequence MLDDLKHCKKAVGVKQSTKAVENGVASSVIIARDCEQRVVRGIIELCENKSVPITYVDSMKQLGKACGIDVDAAVACIFK from the coding sequence TTGTTGGATGATCTTAAACACTGTAAGAAGGCAGTTGGTGTGAAGCAGTCTACCAAAGCCGTAGAAAACGGTGTCGCGTCAAGTGTTATTATTGCGAGGGATTGTGAGCAAAGGGTTGTAAGAGGTATTATAGAACTTTGTGAAAACAAATCAGTTCCTATAACTTATGTTGATTCAATGAAGCAGTTGGGAAAGGCTTGTGGAATTGACGTTGACGCTGCGGTTGCGTGCATTTTTAAGTAG
- the rpsL gene encoding 30S ribosomal protein S12 yields the protein MPTFNQLVRKGRKVIEKKSNSPALQKGFNSKKKKPTDVNSPQKRGVCTVVKTSTPKKPNSALRKVARVRLTNGIEVSAYIPGIGHNLQEHSVVLIRGGRVKDLPGVRYHIVRGTLDTAGVAKRMQARSKYGAKRPKAGAASK from the coding sequence ATGCCAACATTTAATCAACTGGTTAGAAAGGGCAGGAAAGTCATTGAAAAGAAATCAAATTCTCCAGCTCTCCAGAAAGGATTTAACTCAAAGAAGAAAAAGCCTACTGATGTAAACAGCCCTCAAAAAAGAGGAGTTTGTACTGTAGTAAAGACCTCTACACCAAAGAAGCCTAACTCAGCACTTCGTAAAGTTGCCAGAGTTCGTCTTACAAACGGTATAGAAGTATCTGCTTATATTCCTGGAATAGGACATAATCTACAGGAGCATAGTGTTGTTCTTATCAGAGGTGGGAGAGTTAAAGACCTGCCTGGTGTAAGGTATCACATTGTTAGAGGTACTCTTGACACAGCCGGAGTTGCCAAAAGAATGCAGGCCCGTTCAAAATACGGTGCAAAGCGTCCTAAGGCAGGTGCAGCTAGTAAGTAA
- the rpoB gene encoding DNA-directed RNA polymerase subunit beta, producing the protein MVQPVKLGRNTRMSYSKIREVLEMPNLIEVQKNSYQWFLDEGLREVFRDISPITDYTGNLILDFVDYSLDDTPKYSVEECKERDTTYSAPLKAKVRLINKESGEVKEQEIFMGDFPLMTDTGTFIINGAERVIVSQLVRSPGIYYSMKFDRVGKKLYSNTVIPNRGAWLEYETDSNDILSVRIDRTRKLPLTVLLRALGYGTDFAITQLLGEDERILATIQKDNAKTTEEGLLEIYKRLRPGEPPTVDSARSLLNSLFFDPKRYDLAKFGRFKFNKKLSVANLITGQVAAENIVSAETGEILVTEGELIEREKAVEVQNSGVNVVHLSVEGKSIKVVGNNTVDIRAFIDFDVSDIGITENVQYAVLKEILESTSGEVQIKKALGERINDLIPKHITVEDIISSINYIINLDYGIGSIDDIDHLGNRRLRSVGELLQNQFRIGLSRMERVVRERMTIQDIDIVTPQALINIRPVAAAIKEFFGSSQLSQFMDQTNPLAELTHKRRLSALGPGGLSRERAGFEVRDVHHSHYGRMCPIETPEGPNIGLIGSLSTYARVNEYGFIEAPFRKVDKKNRKVTNEIVYLTADVEDPFVVAQATEPLDEEGKFISNKVVARIRHEILEVESNKIDFMDVSPKQMVSVATAMIPFLENDDANRALMGSNMQRQAVPLIKADSPIIGTGIEYKAARDSGVCVIARTSGVVDKVSASEIVIKTKSGQKDSYKLLKYMRSNQGTCLNQRPIVRKGEVVEKGDIIADGPSTDNGEIALGRNVLIGFMTWEGYNYEDAILINEKLVKEDVYTSIHIEEYEAESRDTKLGPEEITRDIPNVGEEALKDLDDRGIIRIGAEVRSGDILVGKVTPKGETELTAEERLLRAIFGEKAREVRDTSLRVPHGESGIIVDVKVFTRENGDELPPGVNQLVRCYIAQKRKISVGDKMAGRHGNKGVISRILPEEDMPFLPDGTPLEIVLNPLGVPSRMNIGQVLEVHLGYAAKALGWKIATPVFDGATEEDIRETLIKAGKDPDGKTVLYDGRTGEPFDNRVTVGYMYYLKLAHLVDDKIHARSTGPYSLVTQQPLGGKAQFGGQRFGEMEVWALEAYGAAYTLQEILTVKSDDVVGRVKTYESIVKGENVPEPGIPESFKVLIKELQSLALDVKVYSEEQEEIAIKEYVEDDLEDLNVNIEGREDEVILTNDFDNELREDVLEEELDIDDLDIGSISTGDNLEEELTEELFAEDDLSDDFEDDEDL; encoded by the coding sequence ATGGTACAACCCGTAAAATTGGGTAGAAACACCAGGATGAGTTATTCCAAAATACGAGAAGTACTCGAAATGCCAAATTTGATTGAGGTTCAAAAGAACTCATATCAATGGTTTTTGGATGAAGGTCTTCGTGAAGTTTTCAGAGATATATCCCCGATAACTGATTATACTGGAAACTTGATATTGGATTTTGTGGATTATTCGCTTGATGATACGCCGAAGTATAGTGTCGAAGAATGTAAGGAAAGGGACACTACATACTCAGCACCCCTAAAGGCGAAGGTAAGATTAATTAACAAGGAATCCGGAGAAGTAAAAGAGCAGGAAATTTTTATGGGTGATTTTCCTCTCATGACCGACACTGGAACCTTCATAATTAATGGTGCAGAGCGTGTAATTGTCAGCCAGTTGGTGAGATCCCCTGGTATATACTACTCAATGAAGTTTGACCGTGTTGGTAAAAAGCTATACTCGAATACAGTTATTCCTAACAGAGGGGCATGGCTTGAGTACGAAACAGATTCAAACGATATACTTTCAGTCAGAATAGACAGGACAAGAAAGTTGCCTCTAACTGTACTGCTCAGAGCATTAGGGTACGGTACTGACTTCGCTATTACGCAATTGTTGGGTGAAGATGAAAGAATTCTTGCGACAATACAAAAGGATAATGCAAAAACTACCGAAGAAGGATTACTTGAGATATACAAGAGGCTGAGACCTGGGGAGCCGCCTACTGTAGATAGTGCAAGATCCCTACTCAATAGTTTGTTTTTTGACCCCAAGAGATATGATCTTGCAAAATTTGGTAGGTTTAAATTTAATAAAAAGCTGTCCGTAGCAAATCTCATCACCGGGCAGGTTGCAGCAGAAAATATAGTTTCGGCCGAGACCGGCGAAATATTGGTAACCGAAGGTGAATTAATTGAGAGAGAAAAAGCAGTAGAAGTACAGAATTCAGGTGTTAATGTAGTACACCTGTCAGTTGAAGGAAAGTCTATAAAAGTAGTCGGAAATAATACGGTTGATATACGTGCCTTTATTGATTTTGATGTATCTGATATAGGTATAACCGAAAATGTACAGTATGCCGTACTAAAGGAAATTCTTGAAAGTACAAGTGGCGAAGTGCAGATTAAAAAGGCTCTCGGAGAGAGAATTAATGACTTGATTCCTAAACATATCACAGTAGAGGATATAATTTCTTCCATAAATTATATTATTAACCTTGATTATGGAATTGGATCTATTGACGATATCGATCACTTGGGTAACAGAAGACTTCGTTCAGTGGGAGAACTTCTTCAGAATCAGTTCAGAATAGGTCTCTCAAGAATGGAAAGAGTTGTAAGAGAGAGAATGACTATACAGGATATAGATATAGTTACACCTCAGGCATTAATAAATATAAGACCCGTTGCAGCTGCTATAAAGGAATTCTTTGGAAGCAGTCAGTTGTCACAGTTTATGGATCAGACAAATCCTCTTGCCGAGTTAACACACAAGAGAAGGCTCAGTGCCTTGGGGCCCGGTGGTTTGAGTAGAGAGAGGGCCGGCTTCGAAGTCCGTGATGTTCATCACTCTCACTATGGCCGAATGTGTCCGATTGAGACACCTGAAGGTCCGAACATTGGTTTGATAGGTTCATTAAGTACCTATGCAAGAGTAAATGAGTACGGGTTTATAGAAGCACCGTTTAGAAAAGTTGATAAGAAAAACAGAAAAGTTACAAATGAAATAGTATACCTCACTGCTGACGTTGAAGACCCATTTGTTGTTGCTCAGGCAACAGAACCTCTTGATGAAGAGGGCAAGTTTATTTCAAATAAGGTAGTAGCACGTATCAGACACGAAATCTTAGAAGTTGAGAGCAATAAAATTGACTTTATGGACGTTTCGCCAAAGCAGATGGTATCTGTTGCTACGGCTATGATTCCGTTCCTTGAAAATGACGATGCCAACCGTGCACTGATGGGCTCAAACATGCAGCGTCAGGCTGTTCCATTGATAAAGGCTGATTCCCCTATTATTGGTACAGGTATAGAGTACAAGGCAGCAAGAGACTCAGGAGTCTGCGTTATTGCAAGAACTTCGGGTGTAGTAGATAAGGTATCTGCCAGTGAAATAGTTATTAAAACTAAGAGCGGGCAAAAAGATTCCTACAAACTGCTTAAGTATATGCGTTCAAACCAAGGTACCTGTCTTAATCAAAGGCCTATAGTAAGAAAAGGCGAGGTAGTAGAAAAAGGCGACATTATTGCTGACGGACCGTCAACAGATAATGGAGAAATAGCTCTTGGGAGAAACGTTCTCATAGGGTTTATGACTTGGGAAGGTTATAACTACGAAGATGCTATACTTATAAATGAAAAGCTGGTTAAAGAGGATGTTTATACATCCATACACATAGAGGAGTATGAAGCGGAGTCAAGAGATACTAAGCTCGGTCCTGAAGAAATCACAAGAGATATTCCAAATGTGGGAGAGGAAGCACTTAAAGACCTTGACGACAGAGGAATTATTAGAATTGGTGCAGAGGTTCGTTCAGGAGATATTCTCGTTGGTAAGGTTACTCCAAAGGGAGAGACAGAACTTACAGCGGAAGAACGCTTGCTTAGAGCGATCTTTGGTGAAAAGGCAAGAGAAGTCCGTGATACATCCTTGAGAGTTCCTCATGGAGAATCTGGTATTATTGTCGATGTAAAGGTATTTACTCGTGAGAATGGTGACGAACTGCCACCGGGAGTAAATCAGCTTGTTAGATGCTATATTGCTCAGAAAAGAAAAATTTCTGTTGGTGACAAGATGGCAGGACGACATGGTAATAAGGGTGTTATTTCAAGAATACTTCCTGAAGAAGATATGCCGTTTTTGCCTGATGGTACGCCACTGGAGATAGTTTTGAACCCGTTGGGCGTTCCATCTCGTATGAATATCGGTCAGGTACTTGAAGTGCATTTGGGATATGCGGCTAAAGCATTAGGCTGGAAAATAGCAACTCCTGTATTTGACGGAGCGACAGAGGAAGACATCAGGGAAACTCTTATTAAGGCAGGAAAAGATCCGGATGGAAAAACGGTACTTTACGATGGCAGAACCGGTGAACCTTTTGACAACAGGGTAACCGTAGGTTACATGTATTACCTCAAGCTAGCCCACTTGGTTGATGATAAGATACATGCCCGCTCTACTGGACCATACTCTCTTGTAACACAGCAGCCTTTAGGCGGTAAGGCACAGTTTGGCGGTCAGAGATTTGGAGAAATGGAAGTTTGGGCTCTTGAAGCATACGGAGCTGCCTATACATTGCAGGAAATACTTACGGTTAAATCTGACGACGTTGTAGGTAGAGTTAAGACATACGAATCCATAGTTAAGGGCGAAAACGTTCCTGAACCTGGAATTCCTGAGTCATTCAAGGTTCTTATAAAAGAGCTTCAGAGTTTGGCACTCGATGTTAAGGTTTACTCTGAAGAACAGGAAGAAATTGCAATAAAAGAATATGTTGAAGATGATCTTGAAGATTTGAATGTTAACATCGAAGGCAGAGAAGACGAAGTTATTCTGACAAATGATTTTGACAACGAATTGAGAGAAGATGTTCTTGAAGAGGAGCTGGACATTGATGATTTAGATATTGGATCAATCAGTACCGGTGATAACTTGGAAGAAGAATTAACTGAAGAATTATTTGCTGAAGATGATCTAAGCGATGACTTTGAAGACGACGAAGATTTATAA
- the rpoC gene encoding DNA-directed RNA polymerase subunit beta' produces the protein MFELNNFDSIRIGLASPEKVREWSKGEVKKPETINYRTLKPERDGLFCERIFGPQKDWECHCGKYKRIRYKGIVCDRCGVEVTRSKVRRERMGHIELAAPVSHIWYFKGIPSRMGLILDMSPRSLEKILYFASYVVIDPGQTPLSKKQVLTEKEYRDSVDKFGLNFRAAMGAEAVKELLVEIDLESLSKELRTELTESTGQKRIRAVKRLEVVEAFRLSGNRPEWMILDVVPVIPPELRPMVQLDGGRFATSDLNDLYRRVINRNNRLKRLLDLGAPDIIVRNEKRMLQEAVDALIDNGRRGRPVTGPGNRPLKSLSDMLKGKQGRFRQNLLGKRVDYSGRSVIVVGPDLKIFQCGLPKEMALELFKPFVMKKLVNDGLAHNIKSAKRMVERVRNEVWDVLEEVIKEHPVLLNRAPTLHRLGIQAFEPVLVEGRALKLHPLVCSAYNADFDGDQMAVHVPLSAEAQSEARFLMLSANNLLAPKDGKPITVPTQDMVLGSYYLTIEKSDEPGDGRVFCDIDEVLMAYEEGALGLHAQIKVRVEKEIDGVKKRKIISCTPGRLIFNEAIPQDLGFVDRSDESNLFDLEINFLVGKKELGKIIDKCIRVHGTTKTAVILDKIKALGFKYSTRGAITISVSDMVIPEIKKQYLQETENTIDNIVKQYKRGLISDEERYNSVISAWTETGESITKALIDNLDRFNPVYMMSQSGARGNINQIKQLAGMRGLMADTSGKTIEIPIKSNFREGLNVLEFFISTHGARKGLADTALRTADSGYLTRRLVDVSQDVIVRELDCGTDKGIEVHDIKDGGETIEPLSERLVGRYLTDDLYDSETNELLASKDEAMDEKKASLVTKSLAKSGIKKVKIRSVLTCHSEVGVCAKCYGANLATGDAVNIGEAVGIIAAQSIGEPGTQLTMRTFHTGGVAGDDITQGLPRVEELFEARKPKGLAIISEIAGGVKLSDSKKKREVIITSEDGESKSYQIPYGSRIKVYDGDVVEAGDELTEGSVNPHDILKIKGIKGVQSYLLQEVQRVYRMQGVDINDKHIEVIVRQMMRKVKIEDAGDTSMLPGGLVDIFEFEKENQKAVEAGLAPATSERTLLGITKASLATDSFLSAASFQETTRVLTEAAIKGKIDPLVGLKENVIIGKLIPAGTGMSRYKDISISSVVE, from the coding sequence ATGTTTGAACTGAACAACTTTGATTCTATAAGAATAGGATTAGCTTCTCCGGAAAAGGTCAGAGAATGGTCAAAAGGTGAAGTAAAAAAGCCTGAAACTATAAACTACAGAACTTTGAAGCCTGAAAGAGATGGTTTGTTCTGCGAAAGAATTTTCGGCCCTCAAAAGGACTGGGAATGTCATTGCGGTAAATATAAAAGAATAAGGTACAAGGGTATCGTTTGTGACCGTTGTGGTGTTGAAGTCACAAGGTCAAAGGTAAGAAGAGAAAGAATGGGACATATCGAGCTTGCTGCTCCAGTATCACATATCTGGTATTTTAAGGGAATACCAAGCAGAATGGGTTTAATCCTTGATATGTCTCCAAGATCCCTTGAAAAGATACTATATTTTGCATCATATGTTGTAATTGACCCAGGCCAGACACCATTGTCCAAAAAGCAAGTCTTAACTGAAAAGGAATACAGAGACAGTGTTGACAAGTTTGGATTAAATTTCAGAGCCGCTATGGGAGCCGAAGCTGTAAAGGAATTACTTGTTGAGATTGATCTCGAAAGCCTTTCCAAGGAGTTAAGGACTGAACTGACTGAATCTACAGGACAAAAGAGAATCAGAGCAGTTAAGAGACTAGAGGTTGTTGAGGCTTTCAGACTTTCAGGCAATCGCCCTGAATGGATGATCCTTGATGTAGTTCCGGTAATTCCGCCTGAACTTAGACCAATGGTTCAGTTGGACGGGGGAAGGTTTGCAACGTCTGACTTAAATGACCTGTACAGAAGGGTTATAAACAGAAACAACAGATTGAAAAGACTCCTTGATTTGGGAGCTCCTGACATAATTGTAAGAAATGAAAAGCGTATGCTTCAGGAAGCAGTTGATGCATTAATCGATAATGGTAGGAGAGGACGTCCTGTAACAGGACCTGGAAACAGACCTCTTAAATCACTTTCAGATATGCTTAAAGGTAAGCAGGGTCGTTTCCGTCAGAACCTTCTGGGTAAGCGTGTTGACTACTCAGGACGTTCAGTTATCGTTGTAGGCCCTGACTTGAAGATATTCCAGTGTGGTCTGCCAAAAGAGATGGCGTTGGAATTGTTTAAGCCGTTTGTAATGAAGAAGCTTGTTAATGATGGCTTGGCTCACAATATAAAGAGTGCAAAGAGAATGGTTGAAAGAGTTAGAAATGAGGTATGGGACGTTCTTGAAGAAGTAATAAAAGAACATCCTGTGTTACTCAACCGTGCTCCTACACTTCACAGACTCGGTATACAGGCATTTGAACCTGTACTGGTTGAAGGAAGAGCTTTAAAGCTTCATCCGTTGGTATGTTCAGCGTACAATGCCGATTTTGATGGTGACCAGATGGCGGTTCACGTTCCATTGTCTGCTGAAGCTCAATCAGAAGCAAGATTCCTGATGTTGTCAGCAAATAATCTGCTGGCACCTAAGGACGGTAAACCAATAACCGTTCCAACACAGGATATGGTATTGGGAAGCTACTACCTAACAATAGAAAAGTCAGATGAGCCAGGTGACGGGAGAGTATTCTGTGATATAGACGAAGTTCTTATGGCATACGAGGAAGGTGCACTTGGACTTCACGCTCAGATAAAGGTTAGAGTAGAAAAAGAAATAGACGGTGTTAAAAAGAGAAAGATTATCAGTTGTACACCGGGCAGACTTATATTTAATGAAGCTATTCCACAGGATCTTGGTTTTGTGGACAGAAGTGACGAAAGTAATCTTTTTGATTTGGAAATAAACTTCCTTGTGGGTAAGAAAGAGCTTGGAAAAATTATTGATAAATGTATCAGAGTACACGGTACTACAAAAACTGCCGTAATACTTGATAAAATAAAAGCATTGGGCTTTAAGTACTCCACCAGAGGTGCTATTACAATCAGTGTATCTGATATGGTAATACCTGAGATAAAGAAGCAATACCTGCAGGAAACTGAAAATACAATTGATAATATTGTTAAGCAGTACAAGAGAGGACTTATTTCAGATGAGGAAAGATACAATTCTGTTATAAGTGCATGGACAGAGACAGGTGAAAGTATTACAAAAGCTCTTATTGACAACCTGGATAGATTCAATCCTGTGTACATGATGTCACAGTCAGGAGCGAGAGGTAATATCAATCAGATCAAGCAGCTGGCTGGTATGAGAGGTTTGATGGCGGACACATCGGGTAAAACCATCGAGATACCTATTAAATCAAACTTCCGTGAAGGTCTTAACGTTTTGGAATTCTTTATTTCGACCCACGGAGCCAGAAAAGGTTTGGCTGATACTGCACTTAGAACCGCTGACTCAGGTTACCTGACAAGACGTCTTGTTGATGTAAGTCAGGATGTTATCGTAAGAGAACTTGATTGCGGTACTGACAAGGGTATTGAGGTTCATGACATCAAGGATGGTGGCGAAACAATTGAACCATTATCTGAGAGACTTGTAGGAAGATATTTGACTGATGACTTGTACGATTCAGAGACAAATGAGTTACTGGCATCAAAGGACGAGGCCATGGATGAGAAGAAAGCTTCACTAGTAACTAAATCACTAGCTAAGTCCGGTATTAAGAAAGTAAAAATCAGATCTGTACTTACCTGTCATTCAGAGGTTGGCGTATGTGCCAAGTGTTATGGTGCGAATCTGGCAACTGGTGATGCTGTCAACATTGGTGAGGCTGTCGGTATAATTGCAGCACAATCAATCGGAGAACCGGGTACACAGCTGACAATGAGAACATTCCATACTGGTGGAGTTGCTGGTGATGATATTACACAGGGTCTCCCTCGTGTAGAGGAATTGTTTGAAGCCAGAAAGCCTAAGGGGCTTGCAATTATATCTGAAATAGCAGGTGGCGTTAAGCTTTCAGACTCTAAGAAGAAGAGGGAAGTAATTATTACTTCCGAAGACGGTGAATCAAAATCATACCAGATACCTTATGGGTCAAGAATTAAGGTATATGATGGAGATGTTGTTGAAGCCGGTGACGAATTGACCGAGGGTTCCGTAAATCCTCATGATATCCTCAAAATTAAGGGTATCAAGGGAGTTCAGTCTTACCTTCTTCAGGAAGTTCAGAGAGTTTATAGAATGCAGGGTGTTGACATTAACGATAAGCATATAGAAGTAATTGTTAGACAGATGATGAGAAAAGTTAAGATTGAAGACGCAGGAGATACCAGTATGCTGCCGGGAGGACTCGTTGATATATTCGAGTTTGAGAAAGAAAATCAAAAAGCTGTTGAAGCAGGGCTGGCACCTGCTACAAGTGAGCGTACCTTACTTGGTATAACCAAGGCATCGCTGGCTACCGACTCATTCCTGTCTGCCGCATCCTTCCAGGAAACTACAAGGGTTCTTACAGAAGCCGCTATTAAGGGTAAGATTGATCCTCTCGTAGGTCTAAAGGAAAATGTAATTATCGGTAAGCTTATACCTGCTGGTACCGGTATGAGCCGATACAAGGATATTAGTATAAGCAGTGTAGTTGAATAA
- the fusA gene encoding elongation factor G, giving the protein MPRQFDLEHTRNIGIMAHIDAGKTTTTERILFYTGRVHKIGETHEGSATMDWMEQEQERGITITSAATTAQWKGNRINIIDTPGHVDFTVEVERSLRVLDGSVTVFCAKGGVEPQSETVWRQADKYGVPRMAYVNKMDIMGADFYNVIAMMKDRLQCNAVPIQLPIGSEDCFVGMVDLVTMTSHIFKDDLGQVIEDQPIPDDMIEISNKYREQLLEAVAEQDEELMMKYLEGEEFTLEEIKAGIRKATIAVKMIPVTCGSSYKNKGVQQMLDAVIDFMPSPTDIPAIKGISVDGDTEIERPADDNGPFAALAFKIMTDPYVGKLCFFRVYSGTLNSGSYVLNSTKNKRERIGRILQMHANHREEIQVVHSGDIAAAVGLKDTTTGDTLCEENNPVILESMEFPEPVIEVAIEPKTKAGQEKMGVALQKLAEEDPTFRVHTDAETGQTIIGGMGELHLDIIVDRMLREFKVEANVGNPQVSYKETIRKAVKSEMKYARQSGGKGQYGHCVIELEPREPGAGYEFVNKITGGAIPKEYIAPIDAGIQEAMNTGVLAGYNVVDIKVTLIDGSYHEVDSSEMAFKIAGSMAFKDGCRKANPVLLEPIMKVDVSVPEEYMGDVMGGLNARRGRIEGMEARGGAQNIRAVVPLSEMFGYATALRSSTQGRGTFSMQTSHFEEVPKSIQEKVISSRTTGV; this is encoded by the coding sequence ATGCCCAGGCAATTTGATTTGGAACATACTAGAAATATCGGTATAATGGCTCATATTGATGCTGGTAAGACAACAACAACTGAGCGTATACTGTTTTATACAGGAAGAGTTCACAAGATCGGCGAAACGCATGAGGGTTCTGCTACTATGGACTGGATGGAGCAGGAGCAGGAGAGAGGCATAACCATTACTTCGGCTGCTACAACAGCACAGTGGAAAGGTAACAGAATTAATATTATTGACACGCCGGGGCACGTTGACTTCACTGTTGAAGTTGAAAGATCTCTTCGTGTACTCGATGGTTCGGTAACGGTTTTCTGTGCTAAGGGCGGTGTTGAACCCCAATCTGAAACAGTTTGGAGACAGGCTGACAAATATGGAGTTCCCCGTATGGCATATGTAAATAAAATGGATATAATGGGTGCTGACTTTTACAACGTAATCGCTATGATGAAAGATAGATTACAGTGTAATGCTGTGCCTATACAATTACCAATAGGCAGTGAAGACTGTTTCGTTGGTATGGTTGACTTGGTTACTATGACTTCTCATATATTTAAAGATGATTTAGGACAGGTAATTGAGGATCAGCCTATTCCAGACGATATGATTGAGATTTCAAATAAATATCGTGAACAATTACTAGAAGCGGTTGCTGAACAAGATGAAGAGCTTATGATGAAATATCTTGAGGGTGAAGAATTTACACTTGAGGAAATTAAAGCAGGCATAAGAAAAGCTACTATTGCCGTTAAGATGATTCCTGTAACCTGTGGTTCATCATATAAAAATAAAGGTGTACAACAAATGCTTGATGCAGTTATTGATTTTATGCCATCACCAACTGATATCCCAGCTATAAAAGGTATTTCAGTTGATGGTGATACTGAGATAGAAAGACCTGCAGATGACAATGGTCCGTTTGCGGCTCTTGCATTTAAAATTATGACTGATCCATATGTTGGAAAACTCTGTTTCTTCAGAGTATATTCAGGAACGTTGAATTCAGGTTCTTATGTTCTTAACTCTACAAAGAACAAAAGAGAAAGAATCGGTAGAATTCTTCAAATGCATGCAAACCACAGAGAAGAAATTCAGGTAGTTCATTCAGGAGATATTGCAGCTGCTGTTGGTCTTAAAGATACAACAACCGGAGATACTCTTTGTGAGGAGAATAACCCTGTAATTCTTGAATCTATGGAATTCCCAGAACCCGTTATAGAAGTTGCCATAGAACCTAAGACAAAGGCAGGACAGGAAAAAATGGGTGTCGCACTCCAGAAGCTGGCTGAAGAGGATCCAACTTTCAGAGTTCATACCGACGCTGAAACAGGACAAACTATCATTGGTGGTATGGGTGAACTTCATCTTGATATCATCGTTGACAGAATGTTAAGAGAATTCAAGGTTGAAGCTAATGTTGGTAACCCACAGGTTTCTTACAAGGAAACTATTCGTAAGGCTGTTAAGTCTGAAATGAAATATGCAAGACAATCTGGTGGTAAAGGTCAGTACGGTCACTGTGTAATCGAACTTGAACCAAGAGAACCAGGTGCTGGTTACGAATTCGTAAATAAGATTACTGGTGGTGCTATCCCTAAGGAATACATCGCTCCAATAGATGCAGGTATTCAGGAAGCCATGAATACAGGTGTTCTTGCCGGATATAACGTTGTTGACATTAAAGTTACACTTATTGACGGATCGTACCATGAGGTTGACTCATCTGAAATGGCATTTAAGATTGCTGGTTCAATGGCATTCAAGGATGGCTGCAGAAAGGCAAATCCAGTTCTTCTTGAACCAATCATGAAAGTTGATGTTAGTGTTCCCGAGGAATACATGGGAGACGTTATGGGAGGCCTTAACGCAAGAAGAGGTCGTATCGAAGGTATGGAAGCACGTGGCGGAGCTCAGAACATAAGAGCTGTGGTGCCATTGTCCGAAATGTTCGGATATGCTACTGCACTTCGTTCCTCAACACAGGGAAGAGGTACATTCTCTATGCAGACAAGTCACTTCGAAGAAGTGCCTAAGAGCATTCAGGAGAAGGTTATTTCCAGCAGAACCACTGGAGTATAA
- the rplL gene encoding 50S ribosomal protein L7/L12 — translation MASEKVVKLIEDVKNLTVLELSELVKALEEEFGVSAAAPVAVAAAPAAGGAAPAAEEKTEFDVILKEVGADKIKVIKVVREATGLGLKEAKDLVDGAPKTIKENVSKDEAASIEAKFKEVGATVEIK, via the coding sequence ATGGCTAGCGAAAAAGTGGTAAAGTTAATTGAAGATGTAAAGAATTTGACAGTATTAGAATTATCAGAACTCGTAAAGGCTCTTGAAGAAGAATTCGGAGTATCAGCAGCAGCTCCTGTAGCAGTTGCAGCAGCACCTGCAGCAGGTGGAGCAGCTCCAGCAGCTGAAGAAAAAACTGAATTCGACGTAATATTGAAGGAAGTTGGAGCAGACAAAATTAAGGTTATCAAGGTTGTTAGAGAAGCAACAGGTCTTGGCTTGAAGGAAGCTAAGGATCTTGTTGACGGTGCACCTAAGACTATCAAAGAAAATGTTTCAAAGGACGAAGCAGCTTCAATCGAAGCTAAGTTCAAGGAAGTTGGAGCAACTGTTGAAATCAAGTAA